Proteins from a genomic interval of Sphingobacterium sp. SYP-B4668:
- a CDS encoding DUF5675 family protein, producing the protein MSITTNIKKMNNKHILILRRKYGAEGTNGTIYYAGELICHTIELPDKNNEKKASCIPKGTYRLRRYHSLKYPNEIGISGVPNRSGILFHTANYAKGELQGCIAPLMTLTGDGRGDNSALALAKLKALVYSLWDQGGEVFVLIKG; encoded by the coding sequence TTGTCGATAACTACTAACATCAAAAAAATGAACAACAAACATATCCTGATACTCCGGCGGAAGTACGGAGCGGAAGGAACCAACGGAACAATCTATTACGCTGGTGAGCTAATATGCCATACCATCGAGCTGCCAGATAAAAACAACGAGAAGAAAGCGAGTTGCATACCCAAGGGAACGTACAGGCTGAGGAGGTATCACTCCCTAAAATATCCGAACGAAATCGGCATATCGGGAGTGCCAAACAGATCGGGTATCCTCTTCCATACTGCGAACTATGCAAAGGGAGAATTGCAAGGGTGTATCGCGCCTCTGATGACGCTTACGGGTGACGGGCGAGGAGATAATAGTGCGCTTGCACTTGCGAAGCTAAAGGCACTGGTGTACTCGCTGTGGGATCAAGGGGGAGAGGTGTTTGTGTTGATTAAGGGGTGA
- a CDS encoding LytTR family transcriptional regulator DNA-binding domain-containing protein, producing MRPIYLNTSWKGIISLVGGLFLIFAAEEDYPWDIVFDDDFFLNYFGAVLSIFLVLKVQHVTIRRVDRLYPFKRRSRSYFVRRYAVQGLMSALPTFLVAFGFAWILIVLVQGQRIQETSYFKFDIYVVVACLLFLQIILAFIHYAWTKDQFEEVMLVEEYSVVRYRTDSRKGEIRDLPHYKAIIGLLAHAEREGVGDVDGPEGGTMAQEGGEPTLLLLGTSRRHTTYTKLVGKLPWPDIAYLFSAKESTYYVTWNGDSHMTDCSLNFLKNYMDRDAFCKVGRRLIVHRAAVVGVKRTGRGQVCLRLKPAGDVDTHLSREMTRTFKKWYILD from the coding sequence ATGAGACCAATTTATCTAAACACATCGTGGAAGGGTATTATTTCATTGGTGGGGGGACTATTTTTGATTTTCGCTGCAGAGGAGGATTACCCATGGGATATCGTATTTGATGACGATTTCTTTCTGAACTATTTTGGGGCAGTACTTTCGATATTCCTCGTATTGAAGGTACAGCATGTGACGATACGTCGGGTAGATCGATTGTACCCTTTCAAGAGGAGATCTCGTAGCTATTTTGTACGTCGATATGCTGTACAGGGATTGATGAGCGCATTGCCTACTTTTTTAGTGGCATTTGGCTTTGCCTGGATACTGATCGTACTGGTGCAGGGACAACGGATACAGGAGACTTCCTACTTCAAGTTCGATATCTATGTGGTGGTCGCGTGCTTATTGTTCCTGCAGATCATATTGGCTTTTATCCACTATGCTTGGACAAAGGACCAATTTGAGGAGGTAATGCTGGTAGAGGAGTACAGCGTAGTGCGGTATAGGACGGATAGCCGAAAAGGGGAAATCCGAGACTTGCCGCACTACAAGGCCATCATAGGACTACTGGCACATGCGGAACGTGAAGGTGTAGGAGATGTCGATGGACCAGAAGGGGGGACTATGGCCCAAGAGGGGGGAGAACCCACACTGCTCTTGCTGGGTACGAGCAGAAGGCACACCACGTACACAAAGCTGGTGGGCAAACTGCCTTGGCCTGATATTGCCTACTTATTTTCCGCGAAGGAATCTACCTATTATGTGACCTGGAACGGTGATTCGCACATGACGGACTGTTCGCTCAATTTTCTGAAAAATTATATGGATAGGGATGCCTTTTGTAAAGTGGGGCGGCGCTTGATCGTGCACCGAGCGGCGGTAGTGGGTGTAAAGCGAACGGGAAGGGGGCAGGTGTGCCTGAGGTTAAAACCAGCCGGGGATGTAGATACACACCTGAGCCGCGAGATGACCCGGACATTCAAAAAGTGGTATATACTGGATTAA
- a CDS encoding TlpA family protein disulfide reductase, with the protein MRSFKIVAVVLFALGHLTSIAQQPKIPDLSQRLMVGDAFVPPASVLLMRGTDSKIDWKALEDKVVLLDLFETTCGTCIQIMPHLQELEKKHSDIFKVLVVTPQDKQTMTDFFNKNKYLEEHQVNLPVIYSDTYIRKLFPYKSIPQAILLYRGKVQAITSSGFVNSDNILSLYREGAINLPLKDDFGRGDLAAAIRVDRGGVKAGVIFSGYQDGVDYQPWRFEQDSLTGLYKSSLYNASMYGTLLSLSSKAKMLDPLFFPRMDRVVWKVADSTRYENFGSPADVWLIDHAISYERYDRKGRPDSIQARIVMDDFERLYGVRVYIGSKAMPCLVLGPVEAIPFDKKGTEVMTYKGTTALSIFLDYGGKFPPAIDEAKKEGMIRLEPYGTLEELNRQLAAYGIKGEIKERDVDVLVIEEVD; encoded by the coding sequence ATGAGAAGTTTTAAGATAGTTGCAGTTGTTTTATTTGCATTGGGTCATTTGACCTCGATCGCCCAACAGCCAAAGATCCCCGACCTGTCCCAACGACTGATGGTGGGGGATGCTTTCGTCCCTCCGGCATCGGTGCTACTGATGCGGGGTACGGATAGCAAGATCGATTGGAAGGCCTTGGAAGACAAGGTGGTCCTGTTGGATCTGTTCGAGACCACGTGCGGCACGTGCATACAGATCATGCCGCATCTACAAGAATTGGAAAAGAAGCACAGCGATATCTTTAAAGTGCTCGTCGTTACGCCCCAGGACAAGCAGACAATGACCGACTTTTTTAATAAGAACAAGTACTTGGAGGAGCATCAGGTCAACCTACCCGTCATCTATAGTGATACCTATATACGAAAGCTATTTCCGTATAAGAGTATTCCCCAAGCGATACTGCTATACAGGGGCAAAGTCCAGGCCATTACTTCATCGGGATTTGTCAATAGTGATAATATCCTCAGCTTATATCGAGAGGGAGCGATAAACCTACCGTTGAAAGATGATTTTGGCAGAGGGGACCTTGCGGCCGCGATCAGGGTAGATCGAGGTGGAGTAAAAGCAGGTGTTATTTTCTCCGGTTATCAGGATGGGGTAGATTATCAACCTTGGAGATTTGAACAGGATAGCTTGACTGGCCTGTACAAGAGTTCGCTATATAATGCCAGCATGTACGGTACGCTATTGAGCCTGTCTTCCAAAGCAAAGATGTTGGATCCCTTGTTTTTTCCAAGGATGGACCGCGTAGTCTGGAAGGTCGCAGACTCTACCCGGTATGAGAATTTTGGCAGTCCTGCCGATGTCTGGCTGATAGACCATGCGATATCCTATGAACGCTATGATCGGAAAGGACGCCCAGATTCTATACAGGCACGTATCGTTATGGACGACTTTGAGCGATTGTACGGCGTGAGGGTGTATATAGGGAGCAAAGCAATGCCTTGTCTGGTCCTCGGGCCAGTTGAGGCCATACCTTTTGATAAAAAGGGTACAGAGGTAATGACCTATAAAGGAACCACGGCTTTATCCATCTTCTTGGATTATGGCGGCAAATTTCCGCCAGCGATAGACGAGGCAAAGAAGGAGGGTATGATACGATTGGAACCGTATGGCACCTTGGAAGAGCTGAATCGACAGTTGGCCGCCTACGGTATCAAAGGGGAGATAAAAGAACGGGATGTCGATGTCCTTGTCATCGAAGAGGTAGACTAA
- a CDS encoding RagB/SusD family nutrient uptake outer membrane protein, with amino-acid sequence MKYLHAFGIAMLVLASSCADFLDKKPDIKLVVPKTLADADLLLNDYGTMNGNYPVFGEIGTDDYYLTEQRWGGVSNYEQRMAYIWADEPYMDILQWQRPYKVVYIANQVLDILRKLQDNSEGYRRVRGTAHFYRAFAFHQLTEIYSPAYSATTAGHELGIPLRLTPEVDGKSVRASLEDTYERIVADLGVAVADLPVVEVVRGRPHKASAYAALARVYLDKGDFEQAYRYADSCLVLRPELLDFNNLSVTANFPMTRFNVEVLFPALATGAAPMGAAVALMDTLLYASYSNDDLRKKAFFRPNNNPLNTQYYKGSYDQSNTLFFGITTSEVYLIKAETACRIGKLGEAKDAIDKLLRSRWDKDAVYAPISELDGEQLLRSILDERRKELVFRGRRWADLKRLNLEPRFQTTLKRTIGDKTYTLAPNDLRYAYRISETVLELSGIQQNKR; translated from the coding sequence ATGAAATATTTACATGCATTCGGCATAGCTATGCTAGTACTGGCCAGCTCATGTGCCGATTTTTTGGATAAGAAGCCCGATATCAAACTGGTCGTCCCCAAGACATTGGCAGATGCAGACCTACTGCTCAACGATTATGGTACGATGAACGGTAACTATCCTGTGTTCGGAGAGATCGGGACCGATGATTATTACCTGACCGAGCAGCGTTGGGGAGGTGTATCGAACTATGAGCAACGGATGGCCTATATCTGGGCGGACGAACCCTATATGGATATCCTGCAATGGCAACGCCCCTATAAAGTAGTATACATAGCCAATCAGGTATTGGATATCTTGCGAAAACTGCAGGATAACAGTGAGGGATATAGGCGTGTGCGGGGTACCGCTCATTTTTACCGTGCATTCGCATTCCATCAACTTACCGAAATCTATTCACCGGCCTACAGCGCCACTACTGCAGGGCATGAGCTAGGTATACCGCTGCGCTTGACACCTGAGGTGGATGGAAAATCGGTGCGCGCATCGCTCGAAGATACCTACGAGCGTATCGTTGCAGACCTTGGGGTAGCCGTGGCCGACCTTCCAGTGGTGGAGGTGGTCAGAGGACGTCCGCATAAGGCCAGTGCTTATGCCGCATTGGCACGGGTTTATTTGGATAAGGGAGATTTCGAGCAGGCGTACCGCTATGCGGATTCATGCTTGGTGTTACGACCGGAATTGTTGGATTTTAATAATCTCTCGGTCACGGCCAATTTTCCCATGACGAGGTTCAACGTGGAGGTGCTGTTTCCGGCATTGGCTACCGGCGCGGCTCCGATGGGAGCAGCGGTGGCCTTGATGGACACCCTGCTATATGCTTCCTATTCAAATGACGACCTGCGCAAGAAAGCCTTTTTCAGGCCCAACAATAATCCCCTGAACACGCAATACTACAAAGGGAGCTACGACCAGAGCAATACCCTGTTCTTTGGTATCACGACAAGTGAAGTATATCTCATCAAAGCAGAGACCGCATGTAGGATAGGTAAGTTGGGAGAAGCCAAAGATGCCATCGATAAGTTGCTCCGCTCACGTTGGGACAAGGATGCGGTGTACGCACCCATCTCCGAGCTTGATGGGGAGCAACTGCTACGGTCCATATTGGACGAACGGCGGAAAGAACTGGTATTTCGGGGAAGGAGATGGGCAGACCTGAAACGGTTGAACCTGGAGCCCCGTTTCCAGACCACCTTAAAACGTACGATAGGAGATAAAACCTACACATTGGCACCCAATGACCTCCGCTATGCTTACCGGATATCAGAAACCGTATTGGAGTTGAGTGGGATCCAACAGAATAAAAGATAA